A genomic window from Persephonella sp. includes:
- the rplT gene encoding 50S ribosomal protein L20 encodes MRVKGPSSKKHKKKILKLAKGYYGAKHRSYRRAKEQVLRSLQYEYRDRRLRKRDFRKLWITRINAAARLNGLSYSQFIHGLKLAGVDLNRKVLADIAVTDPEGFAKLAETAKSALASK; translated from the coding sequence ATGAGAGTAAAAGGACCATCATCTAAAAAACATAAGAAAAAAATTCTTAAACTTGCAAAAGGTTATTACGGAGCAAAACACCGCTCTTACAGAAGAGCTAAAGAACAGGTTTTAAGGTCTCTTCAGTATGAATACAGAGATAGAAGACTTAGAAAAAGGGACTTTAGAAAACTCTGGATAACAAGAATTAATGCAGCAGCAAGATTAAATGGCCTTTCTTACAGCCAGTTTATACACGGGCTCAAGCTTGCAGGTGTTGACCTCAATAGAAAAGTGCTTGCTGATATCGCTGTTACAGACCCAGAAGGGTTTGCAAAATTAGCAGAAACAGCAAAATCTGCACTGGCATCAAAATAA
- the rpmI gene encoding 50S ribosomal protein L35 encodes MAKVKMKTNKTAAKRFKVTAKGKIKYWKGGVSHYNTKKTRKRKRQGRKAQYVPENLKDKVAALIPYQV; translated from the coding sequence ATGGCTAAAGTTAAAATGAAAACTAACAAAACAGCTGCAAAAAGGTTTAAAGTTACAGCTAAAGGCAAAATAAAGTATTGGAAAGGTGGAGTATCCCACTACAATACTAAGAAAACAAGAAAAAGAAAAAGACAGGGAAGAAAAGCACAATACGTTCCTGAAAATCTCAAGGACAAAGTCGCAGCTTTAATCCCTTATCAAGTGTAA
- a CDS encoding SGNH/GDSL hydrolase family protein: MNIKIIELAFVLFFGFFVISCAQKSSVEKDKKPYTPDKTVIQTEEIKHKLENKPSKAVKLKPVFYRPKKLSILFVGDSMVEAIKNPSKKLCIQKGIKCAYVFKRGLRTEKWTEDELYKENLLFSLHIHKPDIVVISTGTNDIYNKESNEKIYIELVQLINFIKKVSRHYHKQPQIVLVAPPIPNDNNLNEYLVRKFSSRNIKLILSKYYDFSLWDGVHPDIKSSEIWAKIILKKAIPSVDAK; the protein is encoded by the coding sequence ATGAATATAAAAATTATAGAACTTGCATTTGTTTTGTTTTTCGGTTTTTTTGTTATTTCTTGCGCCCAGAAAAGTTCTGTAGAAAAAGACAAAAAGCCTTATACCCCTGATAAAACAGTAATCCAGACCGAAGAAATAAAGCACAAACTAGAAAATAAACCCTCAAAAGCAGTAAAGCTAAAACCTGTTTTCTATAGACCTAAAAAGCTAAGTATCCTTTTTGTTGGCGATAGTATGGTTGAAGCCATAAAAAATCCTTCTAAAAAATTATGTATCCAAAAAGGAATTAAGTGTGCGTATGTATTCAAAAGAGGTTTAAGAACAGAAAAATGGACAGAAGATGAACTTTATAAGGAAAATCTTCTTTTTTCCCTTCATATCCACAAGCCTGATATTGTTGTTATATCAACAGGGACAAATGATATATATAACAAGGAAAGTAATGAAAAGATTTATATAGAGCTGGTTCAGCTTATAAACTTTATTAAGAAGGTTTCTCGTCATTACCATAAACAACCCCAGATTGTTTTGGTGGCACCTCCTATTCCAAATGATAACAATTTGAACGAATATCTTGTAAGGAAGTTTTCCAGTAGGAATATCAAACTAATTTTGTCTAAGTATTATGATTTTTCACTGTGGGATGGAGTTCATCCAGATATCAAAAGCAGTGAAATCTGGGCGAAAATAATACTAAAAAAAGCAATTCCGTCGGTAGATGCAAAATAA